CAAAATTGAACTTTGGGAACCTGTGGATAGCGCATTCTTGTAAATTTTTATATATTTAATAAGAATATAAACTAACTAATTTATACAATGGAAGAACAACAAAATTCAGGCTACGATAGCACAAAACAAACAGACACTACAGAGCAGCAGGCAAGAAATAGTGCCAATGATTTTAACGAAAGCTGGAATGAGGCAACACACGGTCAAGAAAATAAAAAATTGCTCGCTGGTGTATTGGCAATTGTTATTGGCTCTTTAGGTATTCACAAATTTATTCTTGGGTATACACAGGAGGGTATAATACAAATAGTTATAACTATTGTTACCTGCGGTATTGGTGGTATAATTCCATTAATTGAAGGAATTATATACCTTACAAAAAGCGATGAGGAGTTTTACCAAACATACCAAGTAGGTAAAAAAGGCTGGTTTTAGCGTGTTGATTTTCTGCACATTTTTATAGAAATTTTTAATATATGAGCAAATTTGGTGCAATCCCCAATTTAATTTACAGCGATGTAAATACTGCGGTCTCATTTATAAAAACGGCTTTTGGTTTTAAGGAACACAAGGTTTATAAAAATGATAGTGGCAATATTGTTCATGCCCAACTAATATTGGGCAATGCCTTAATCATGGTGAATCCATTTAACCCTTACACAGCATTTGGAAAGATGTTGAATTTGCCTAAAAATCTAAATGGTTATAATACCCAAACACCTTATTTTGTAATTGAAAATATTGATGCGCATTATAAAAACGCGATAGCGAATGGCGCTGAAATTATAATAGAAATTAAAGATGAGAGCTACGGCGGCCGCGGTTATAGCTGTAAAGACCCGGAAGGAAACATTTGGAATTTTGGAAGCTACAACCCGTATTTGGAATAGTTCAATTTAAAGAATAAATTATGAAAATGCTTTGTTTACTCTGTACTGTTTTATTGTTTTTCGTTAACTGTAATACTAAAAATAGTGAAGTAAAGAAAATAGAAATTGAACCAGAGACAGCACAATCGTTATGTTTTCGAAATGAATATACTTTTCCCGACAGTACCGAAAATATTGATGTTCTCGAGCTAAACCTTACTATTCTAAAGGACGCGGTATCGGGAAATTACAATTGGCTGCCAGCGTTAAAAAATCAGCGCAACGGATTTTTAAATGGTACCATTAACGAAAATACCGTTAAGGCTACATACCATTTTATGCAAGAAGGTGTTGAACAAACCACGGCAATAACAATTGTACTTCGCGACGATAAAGCAATTATAACGGGAGATAACCCTACTTCTGGCTTAGATACAGAGGTTGAAAAAATTACTTGTAATTAGGATGCTGAATGTTGCCTAATGCAGGGCTTTTGTTTGCACTTTGCAGTATAGAATTTATAGTTTTATTCCTTAAGAACGGCAACTATTTTGGCAACATCTTTCTTTTCGAAAAAGTAAATAATTTTTACTAAATATTTTAAAATCCAGCTTTTTTGACGAATTAACTTTTGGGCTAAGGTTGCTATTATTACGTCCCGATCGTTTAATTCGTTCGTTTTATTGTGTGAAAAGTAATATTGGTTTGCAAAAAGCCAAGCTCCGTCGCGAGCAATATTTATACTGAAACTAACTAATTTATCCTCCCGTCCTTTGCCGAACTTATCCAGCATTCCGAACAAAGGGGAAACCGAAATTATTTTCGATTCTACAGCGGCTATCATCGAAGCTAAAATTTCATTAATTTTATTAAAGTCGTCTTCAAAATCTATCAATTCGTCATCGTTGCCAACAGTTTCGGCAACGGCTATCCCGAGGTCTAAATTAATATGTGCATTAATGCCCAACAGCAAATGTTGCATAATCAGCAACTTTTCTGTTTTAGAGGCATCAAAGGCTTTTTTCCAGCTCTTTGTTATGGGTTTACCGCTTGCTAAACACTCATAGGCATCAATATAACGATTTGCAAAAAGCACATCGAGCTTTTCCATTCGTGGGTTATTTGCAAATTCTCGGTTTAAAATACCTTCTTTTATTCGAATGGTAACCTTTCTGTAAAGAATTGGAAAATATGCCATACAAGAATTTTGCAGACATTCGGCTTCAATGATAGTATCTAACCGCGCTATAACTTCATCAATATTTGTTGCGGTCATAAATCATTGGTTTTAAAAAATTATTCAGGTTTAAGCTCTTCTTTAGAATTTTCAGAATCAAAATTTTCGTTGTTTCTATCTGAATATTTTTTTTCCAGTTCGGCTTGAAATTCTTCCATCACTGGTTTTACTGTGCTTTCCGGTAAATCTGCAATACGAATGTACATTAAACCATCTACCGCATTATTAAAGAGCGGATCTACATTAAACGCCACTACTTTTGCATTTTGCTTAATGTATTTTTTAATTAGCACGGGTAAACGAAGACTTCCCGGTTCTACTTCGTCTATTATTTTATCAAATTTATTGAGATCGGCTTCACTTTCGTCGAAGATAAAGTCTTTGTCGGCATCTTTCAGTTTTACTTTATACTCTTTTTTTGGATTTATATATTGCGCCACATACGGATCGTAGTAGTTAGATTTCATAAACTCGATCATCAAACTTTTTGAAAATTCTGAAAACTTGTTGCTAATGCTAACTCCACCAATTAA
This region of Aequorivita marisscotiae genomic DNA includes:
- a CDS encoding TM2 domain-containing protein translates to MEEQQNSGYDSTKQTDTTEQQARNSANDFNESWNEATHGQENKKLLAGVLAIVIGSLGIHKFILGYTQEGIIQIVITIVTCGIGGIIPLIEGIIYLTKSDEEFYQTYQVGKKGWF
- a CDS encoding VOC family protein; amino-acid sequence: MSKFGAIPNLIYSDVNTAVSFIKTAFGFKEHKVYKNDSGNIVHAQLILGNALIMVNPFNPYTAFGKMLNLPKNLNGYNTQTPYFVIENIDAHYKNAIANGAEIIIEIKDESYGGRGYSCKDPEGNIWNFGSYNPYLE
- a CDS encoding DUF5995 family protein; amino-acid sequence: MTATNIDEVIARLDTIIEAECLQNSCMAYFPILYRKVTIRIKEGILNREFANNPRMEKLDVLFANRYIDAYECLASGKPITKSWKKAFDASKTEKLLIMQHLLLGINAHINLDLGIAVAETVGNDDELIDFEDDFNKINEILASMIAAVESKIISVSPLFGMLDKFGKGREDKLVSFSINIARDGAWLFANQYYFSHNKTNELNDRDVIIATLAQKLIRQKSWILKYLVKIIYFFEKKDVAKIVAVLKE